From Pseudomonas sp. FP2335, the proteins below share one genomic window:
- a CDS encoding DUF418 domain-containing protein, whose product MTPTRLIHVDALRGFALLGILVVNICAFADPYYASPLSNPDYASTADHWVRLGISLLFETKFYLLFSFLFGYSFTLQMAAAERAEAAFVPRMVRRQLALLALGVAHGALLYYGEILSTYALLGLVLLAARNLSPATACRWGVGLVTVACSAWMALGVLQALAGDFSATSSSEASTKLAAFSGSALETLRFHSAHLWQTVQALWLLQGPSALAMFFFGYAAGRNQLLVTPYRWEPHLRRLLLITLAVGLPGALIYAVSAAYAPGGGLETFAFGLGQLTAPLLSAAYAMSMLALFSTAAGARLCQWLAPMGKMALSNYLLQSALLGVLFSGYGAGLINRLEPLLMLPVVLGIFALQRWCSARWLRSHPYGPLEWLLRAATLWAWPSWRRSL is encoded by the coding sequence ATGACGCCGACACGCCTGATACACGTCGACGCGTTGCGCGGTTTTGCGCTGCTGGGCATCCTGGTGGTGAACATTTGTGCATTTGCCGACCCTTACTACGCCTCGCCCCTCAGCAATCCCGACTACGCGAGTACGGCCGATCACTGGGTGCGCCTGGGGATTTCACTGCTGTTCGAAACCAAGTTCTACCTGCTGTTTTCCTTTCTGTTCGGCTACAGCTTTACCTTGCAGATGGCCGCCGCAGAACGCGCCGAGGCGGCGTTTGTACCGCGCATGGTGCGCCGGCAACTGGCGTTGCTGGCCCTGGGCGTCGCCCACGGCGCCCTGCTCTACTATGGCGAAATTCTGTCCACCTACGCATTGCTTGGCCTGGTGCTGCTGGCGGCGCGCAATCTGTCGCCGGCCACGGCATGTCGCTGGGGCGTCGGCCTGGTAACGGTTGCCTGTTCGGCATGGATGGCGCTCGGCGTGCTGCAAGCGCTGGCCGGCGACTTCAGCGCGACCTCGAGCAGTGAGGCCTCGACCAAACTCGCGGCATTCAGCGGCAGTGCCCTGGAGACCTTGCGCTTTCACAGTGCTCACCTGTGGCAGACCGTGCAGGCGTTATGGCTGCTGCAAGGACCGAGCGCCCTGGCGATGTTCTTCTTCGGTTATGCCGCTGGGCGCAACCAATTACTGGTCACACCTTATCGCTGGGAACCGCACCTGCGGCGCCTGCTGCTCATCACACTTGCCGTGGGCCTGCCGGGTGCGCTGATCTATGCCGTGAGCGCCGCCTATGCACCCGGCGGCGGCCTCGAAACCTTCGCCTTTGGCCTCGGCCAACTCACCGCACCGCTGTTGAGCGCGGCCTATGCGATGTCGATGCTGGCACTGTTCAGCACTGCCGCCGGCGCCCGCTTATGCCAGTGGTTGGCGCCCATGGGCAAGATGGCCCTGAGTAACTACCTGCTGCAATCGGCGCTGTTGGGGGTGCTGTTCAGCGGTTATGGCGCAGGCTTGATCAACCGGCTCGAACCGCTGCTGATGCTGCCCGTGGTGCTGGGGATCTTTGCCTTGCAACGGTGGTGCAGCGCACGCTGGCTGCGCAGTCATCCCTACGGGCCGTTGGAATGGTTGCTGCGGGCGGCCACCTTGTGGGCGTGGCCAAGCTGGCGGCGCAGCCTGTAA
- the rimO gene encoding 30S ribosomal protein S12 methylthiotransferase RimO encodes MSTTIAKANPKVGFVSLGCPKALVDSERILTQLRMEGYDVVSTYQDADVVVVNTCGFIDSAKAESLEVIGEAIKENGKVIVTGCMGVEEGNIRNVHPSVLAVTGPQQYEQVVNAVHEVVPPRQDHNPLIDLVPPQGIKLTPRHYAYLKISEGCNHSCSFCIIPSMRGKLVSRPVGDVLDEAQRLVKSGVKELLVISQDTSAYGVDVKYRTGFWNGAPVKTRMTELCEALSSLGVWVRLHYVYPYPHVDELIPLMAAGKILPYLDIPFQHASPKVLKAMKRPAFEDKTLARIKNWREICPELIIRSTFIVGFPGETEEDFQYLLDWLTEAQLDRVGCFQYSPVEGAPANLLDLAVVPDDVKQDRWERFMAHQQAISSARLQLRIGKEIEVLIDEVDEQGAVGRCFFDAPEIDGNVFIDDASGLKPGDKVWCTVTDADEYDLWAEKRD; translated from the coding sequence ATGTCCACCACCATCGCAAAAGCCAACCCCAAGGTTGGCTTTGTTTCCCTGGGGTGCCCGAAGGCACTCGTCGACTCCGAGCGCATCCTCACGCAACTGCGTATGGAAGGCTATGACGTCGTGTCCACTTACCAGGACGCCGATGTGGTGGTGGTCAACACCTGCGGTTTCATCGATTCGGCCAAGGCTGAGTCCCTGGAAGTGATCGGCGAAGCCATCAAGGAAAACGGCAAGGTTATCGTGACCGGCTGCATGGGCGTGGAAGAAGGCAATATCCGCAACGTGCACCCGAGCGTGCTGGCCGTGACCGGTCCGCAGCAGTATGAGCAGGTGGTCAACGCCGTGCACGAGGTGGTGCCGCCGCGCCAGGATCACAATCCGTTGATCGACCTGGTACCGCCACAGGGCATCAAGCTGACCCCGCGTCACTATGCGTACCTGAAGATTTCCGAAGGCTGCAACCACAGTTGCAGCTTCTGCATCATCCCGTCGATGCGCGGCAAGTTGGTCAGCCGTCCGGTCGGTGATGTGCTGGACGAGGCCCAACGCCTGGTCAAATCTGGCGTGAAAGAGCTGTTGGTGATCTCCCAGGACACCAGCGCCTACGGCGTCGACGTGAAGTACCGCACCGGTTTCTGGAACGGCGCGCCGGTGAAAACCCGCATGACCGAACTGTGCGAAGCCTTGAGCAGCCTGGGTGTGTGGGTGCGCCTGCACTACGTTTACCCGTACCCGCACGTGGACGAGCTGATCCCGCTGATGGCCGCCGGCAAGATCCTGCCGTACCTGGACATCCCGTTCCAGCACGCCAGCCCGAAAGTCCTGAAAGCCATGAAACGCCCGGCCTTCGAAGACAAGACCCTGGCGCGTATCAAGAACTGGCGCGAGATCTGCCCGGAGCTGATCATCCGTTCCACCTTCATCGTCGGCTTCCCTGGCGAAACCGAAGAAGACTTCCAGTACCTGCTGGACTGGCTGACCGAAGCGCAACTGGACCGCGTAGGCTGCTTCCAGTACTCGCCGGTGGAAGGCGCCCCGGCCAACCTGCTGGACCTGGCCGTGGTGCCGGACGACGTCAAGCAAGACCGTTGGGAGCGCTTCATGGCGCACCAGCAGGCGATCAGCTCGGCGCGCCTGCAACTGCGCATCGGCAAGGAAATCGAAGTGTTGATCGACGAAGTCGACGAGCAAGGCGCCGTTGGCCGTTGCTTCTTCGATGCGCCGGAGATC
- a CDS encoding phage baseplate assembly protein V, translated as MEDAIKRAVERQFPELTGGYHLPRFAKVIAVPDAPAGAGVCDDFRPRFGVDLQVLGPDGEVDASLPVLSGVPLPVPVGGDEMGFYAFPEEGTTVVVCFAYGLPHKPYIQTVLPHGLTLPSVPKGDQVWQHSEACQQRVDADGNWLRQTDGKIQDKAVQREVEAMENTESFQSHTRTVDDHSTESVGGIKKIEALGALKLLSGGSASLAAVDDLHQATGRDLNLVVGQKHNATVGGDMEERIQGLRESVSGISQSMVSPKSWVGSVEVNSLRVLCELIDLVSEMNRLLSVHTHAPGSSPSPLDASSFQKMSADATLLSIGLKHITL; from the coding sequence ATGGAAGACGCAATAAAACGAGCGGTAGAACGCCAGTTTCCCGAATTGACCGGTGGCTATCACCTGCCACGGTTCGCCAAGGTGATTGCCGTGCCTGATGCACCTGCCGGCGCCGGCGTCTGTGACGACTTCCGGCCGCGCTTTGGCGTTGACCTGCAGGTGCTCGGCCCGGACGGAGAGGTGGACGCGAGCCTGCCGGTGCTGTCTGGCGTGCCGCTGCCTGTGCCGGTTGGTGGCGACGAAATGGGCTTCTATGCCTTCCCGGAGGAGGGCACCACGGTTGTGGTGTGCTTTGCGTATGGGTTGCCGCACAAGCCCTATATCCAGACGGTGCTGCCCCACGGCCTGACCCTGCCAAGTGTGCCGAAAGGCGACCAGGTGTGGCAGCACAGCGAAGCCTGCCAGCAGCGCGTCGACGCGGACGGCAACTGGCTACGCCAAACGGACGGCAAGATCCAGGACAAGGCGGTCCAGCGGGAAGTGGAGGCAATGGAGAACACCGAGAGCTTCCAGAGCCACACCAGGACGGTGGACGACCATTCAACCGAGTCAGTGGGTGGGATCAAGAAGATCGAGGCGCTGGGCGCACTCAAGCTGCTGTCAGGCGGATCTGCGAGCCTGGCGGCGGTGGATGATCTGCACCAGGCGACCGGACGGGATTTGAACCTGGTGGTGGGGCAGAAGCATAACGCCACGGTGGGTGGTGATATGGAGGAACGGATTCAGGGGCTGCGCGAGAGCGTTTCCGGGATTAGTCAGAGCATGGTCTCGCCAAAAAGCTGGGTTGGTTCTGTAGAGGTAAACTCGTTGAGAGTCTTATGCGAGTTGATTGACTTGGTATCTGAGATGAATCGCCTATTGTCGGTACACACGCACGCTCCTGGGTCAAGTCCAAGCCCATTGGACGCTAGTAGCTTCCAGAAGATGTCCGCTGATGCGACTTTGCTTTCCATAGGACTTAAGCATATAACCCTCTGA
- a CDS encoding NADH:flavin oxidoreductase/NADH oxidase, with the protein MSQLLEPYTLRQLTLLNRIAVSPMCQYSSDDGLANDWHLVHLGSRAVGGAGLIFTEATAVTADGRITAQDLGLWNDAQIEPLQRITRFIAAQGAVAGIQLAHAGRKASTHRPWIGKHGSVKPEDGGWVPVGPSPIAFDPQHTQPRQLDEAQIQQVIADFVAAAKRALTAGFEVVEIHAAHGYLLHQFLSPISNQRQDLYGGSFENRIRLVLQVTQAVRDVWPQELPLFVRVSATDWVEDGWNPDETVELARRLKDLGVDLIDVSSGGTAANAEIPTGPGYQTRFAERVRKESGIATGTVGMITEPAQAEHILRTCQADIIFLARELLRDPYWPLHADDDLGGRKAIWPAQYQRATHRDQPIHESDLRD; encoded by the coding sequence ATGAGTCAGCTGCTCGAACCCTATACCCTGCGCCAATTGACCCTGCTCAACCGCATCGCGGTATCGCCGATGTGCCAGTATTCGTCCGATGACGGCTTGGCCAATGACTGGCACCTGGTGCACCTCGGCAGTCGTGCCGTGGGTGGCGCAGGCCTGATCTTCACCGAAGCCACCGCCGTGACCGCCGACGGCCGTATCACCGCCCAGGACCTGGGCCTGTGGAATGACGCACAGATCGAACCATTGCAACGCATCACCCGTTTTATCGCGGCCCAGGGCGCGGTGGCCGGGATTCAACTGGCCCACGCCGGGCGCAAGGCCAGCACCCATCGGCCGTGGATCGGCAAGCATGGCAGCGTCAAGCCGGAGGACGGCGGCTGGGTGCCGGTGGGGCCATCGCCGATTGCCTTCGACCCTCAGCACACCCAACCCAGGCAACTCGATGAAGCGCAGATCCAGCAGGTGATCGCCGACTTTGTCGCCGCCGCCAAGCGTGCCTTGACCGCAGGTTTTGAAGTGGTGGAAATCCATGCCGCCCATGGTTACCTGCTGCATCAATTTCTCTCGCCGATCAGCAATCAGCGCCAGGATCTGTACGGCGGATCGTTTGAAAACCGCATCCGCCTGGTCTTGCAGGTAACCCAAGCGGTGCGCGACGTCTGGCCGCAAGAGCTGCCGCTGTTTGTGCGAGTATCGGCCACCGACTGGGTCGAAGACGGCTGGAACCCTGACGAAACCGTGGAATTGGCGCGCCGCCTCAAGGACCTCGGCGTGGATTTGATCGACGTCTCGTCCGGTGGTACCGCCGCCAATGCCGAGATTCCTACCGGCCCCGGCTACCAGACGCGCTTCGCCGAGCGGGTGCGCAAGGAATCGGGGATCGCCACCGGCACCGTTGGCATGATCACCGAACCGGCCCAGGCCGAGCACATCCTGCGCACCTGTCAGGCCGACATCATCTTCCTCGCCCGTGAGTTGCTGCGCGACCCGTACTGGCCGCTGCATGCCGACGATGACTTGGGTGGGCGCAAGGCGATCTGGCCGGCGCAGTACCAACGGGCGACGCATCGGGACCAGCCGATCCATGAGTCGGACCTGCGCGACTGA
- a CDS encoding potassium transporter Kup, which produces MGQASSPAAGAAHSTAKPIGMLVAAVGVVYGDIGTSPLYTLKEVFNGGYGVQVNHDGVLGILALIFWSLIWVVSIKYMLFVLRADNQGEGGIMALTALARRAAGERKKLRSFLVVCGLCGAALFYGDSMITPAISVLSAVEGLELAFDGLEKWVVPIALVVLVALFLIQKHGTDHIGKLFGPVMVTWFLVLGGLGVYGITLHPEVLNAMNPIWAVRFFQAHPGIGVAILGAVVLALTGAEALYADMGHFGRKPIARAWFMLVLPALVLNYFGQGAMLLGDPEAARNPFYLLAPSWALIPLVVLSTLATVIASQAVISGAFSLTRQAIQLGYIPRMHIQHTSSAEQGQIYIGAVNWSLMVGVILLVLGFESSNALASAYGVAVTGTMLMTTILVSAVMLLLWKWPPILAVPVLVCCLLVDGLYFAANVPKIIQGGAFPVLAGIVLFILMTTWKRGKQLLVDRLDEGGLPLPIFISSIRVQPPHRVQGTAVFLTARPDAVPHALLHNLLHNQVLHEQVVLLTVVYEDIPRVPVERRFEVDSFGDGFFRVILHFGFTDEPDVPEALKLCHLDNLDFSPMRTTYFLSRETVIASKIEGMARWRESLFAFMLKNANGNLRFFKLPVNRVIELGTQVEM; this is translated from the coding sequence ATGGGTCAGGCAAGTAGTCCGGCGGCAGGCGCCGCGCATTCCACTGCAAAGCCGATTGGCATGCTGGTGGCAGCGGTCGGGGTGGTTTATGGCGATATTGGGACCAGCCCGCTCTACACCCTTAAAGAGGTGTTCAACGGTGGTTATGGGGTTCAGGTCAACCATGACGGTGTGCTGGGTATCCTGGCGCTGATCTTCTGGTCGCTGATCTGGGTGGTATCGATCAAGTACATGTTGTTCGTGCTGCGCGCCGACAACCAGGGCGAGGGCGGCATCATGGCGCTGACTGCCTTGGCGCGTCGGGCGGCGGGGGAGCGCAAGAAGCTGCGCAGCTTCCTGGTGGTGTGCGGCCTCTGCGGGGCGGCGTTGTTCTACGGCGACAGCATGATCACCCCGGCGATTTCCGTGTTGTCGGCGGTGGAAGGCCTGGAACTGGCATTCGACGGCCTGGAGAAATGGGTCGTGCCCATCGCCCTGGTCGTGCTGGTGGCGCTGTTCCTGATCCAGAAACACGGCACCGACCACATCGGCAAGCTGTTCGGGCCGGTGATGGTGACCTGGTTCCTGGTGCTGGGCGGTCTCGGTGTGTATGGCATCACCTTGCACCCGGAGGTGCTCAATGCCATGAACCCGATCTGGGCCGTGCGCTTCTTCCAGGCCCATCCCGGCATCGGCGTGGCGATCCTCGGCGCGGTGGTGCTGGCACTGACCGGCGCCGAAGCGCTGTATGCCGACATGGGCCACTTTGGCCGTAAACCCATCGCCCGTGCCTGGTTCATGCTGGTGCTGCCGGCGCTGGTGCTCAACTATTTCGGCCAGGGCGCGATGTTGCTGGGCGACCCGGAAGCCGCGCGCAACCCGTTCTATCTGCTGGCGCCGAGCTGGGCGTTGATCCCGCTGGTGGTGCTGTCCACCCTGGCCACGGTGATTGCGTCCCAGGCGGTCATCTCCGGTGCGTTCTCGCTGACGCGCCAGGCGATCCAGTTGGGCTACATCCCGCGCATGCATATCCAGCACACCTCCAGTGCCGAGCAGGGCCAGATCTACATCGGTGCGGTGAACTGGTCGCTGATGGTCGGCGTGATTTTGCTGGTGCTGGGCTTCGAGTCCTCCAACGCACTGGCTTCGGCCTACGGCGTGGCGGTGACCGGCACCATGTTGATGACCACCATCCTGGTATCGGCGGTGATGCTGCTGCTGTGGAAATGGCCGCCGATCCTGGCGGTGCCGGTATTGGTCTGCTGCCTGTTGGTCGACGGCCTGTACTTTGCTGCCAACGTACCGAAGATCATCCAGGGCGGCGCCTTCCCGGTGCTGGCGGGGATCGTGCTGTTCATCCTGATGACCACCTGGAAGCGCGGCAAGCAATTGCTGGTGGACCGCCTCGACGAAGGCGGCCTGCCGTTGCCGATCTTTATCAGCAGCATCCGCGTGCAGCCGCCCCATCGCGTGCAGGGCACCGCGGTGTTCCTCACCGCCCGCCCGGACGCCGTGCCCCACGCGCTGTTGCACAACCTGCTGCATAACCAGGTGCTGCATGAGCAAGTGGTGCTGCTGACAGTGGTGTATGAAGATATTCCTCGGGTGCCGGTGGAGCGGCGCTTCGAGGTGGATTCGTTTGGCGACGGCTTCTTCCGCGTGATCCTGCATTTCGGTTTTACCGATGAGCCGGATGTGCCTGAGGCGCTGAAACTGTGCCACCTGGATAACCTGGATTTCAGCCCGATGCGCACCACCTACTTCCTCAGCCGCGAGACCGTGATCGCGTCGAAGATCGAAGGCATGGCGCGCTGGCGCGAAAGTCTGTTCGCCTTCATGTTGAAGAATGCCAACGGCAACCTGCGCTTCTTCAAACTCCCTGTAAACCGCGTGATCGAGCTGGGCACCCAGGTCGAAATGTAG
- a CDS encoding TetR/AcrR family transcriptional regulator: MRTVDPQQRENKRMALLDAASRCFAEAGFVATRTADICTAAGMSAGNLFHYFASKYELLLALVAREGEQIKQGMAPLAAAADPMAALLAFVDYTCELACDRHYAGLALEISALGHRDEAVAHLMKANDRYLREGLEALIKAAENAGQLHTSLTAPEAASWVVTLIDGMFARVAADADFHPDQQTDVLRGLVVHLLQGR, translated from the coding sequence ATGCGTACCGTCGATCCGCAACAACGTGAAAACAAACGCATGGCCCTGCTCGATGCCGCTTCGCGCTGTTTTGCCGAAGCCGGCTTTGTCGCCACGCGCACGGCCGACATCTGCACCGCCGCCGGGATGAGCGCCGGCAACCTGTTCCACTATTTCGCAAGTAAATACGAGCTGCTGTTGGCACTGGTGGCCCGCGAAGGCGAGCAGATCAAACAAGGCATGGCGCCCTTGGCTGCCGCCGCAGATCCGATGGCCGCACTGCTGGCGTTTGTGGACTACACCTGTGAATTGGCCTGCGACCGCCATTACGCGGGCCTGGCCTTGGAAATCTCGGCATTGGGCCACCGCGATGAGGCCGTCGCACACTTGATGAAGGCCAACGACCGCTACCTGCGCGAAGGCTTGGAGGCGCTGATCAAGGCCGCCGAGAACGCCGGGCAACTGCACACCTCGTTGACCGCGCCGGAGGCGGCCAGTTGGGTGGTTACCCTGATCGATGGCATGTTTGCCCGGGTGGCGGCCGATGCGGACTTCCACCCAGACCAACAGACTGACGTGCTGCGCGGCTTGGTGGTGCACCTGCTGCAAGGCCGTTGA
- a CDS encoding DNA adenine methylase has protein sequence MSVPIVPWMGGKRRLADRLIPLFPPHECYVEVFAGGAALYFMRPQAAPVEVLNDINGDLVTLYRVVQNHLEEFVRQFKWAISSRQVFEWQKMTRPETLTDIQRAARFFYLQHHAFAGKVSGQSFGTATTAPAINLLRIEENLSAAWQRLSGTYVENLSWLECAERYDRAHTFHYMDPPYWQTAGYGVDFAFDNYERMADFMRRCKGKVMVSINDHPDIRRVFEGFHFETVDIRYSTTNQRQGKAEVSGELVIMNWEPAALGGLF, from the coding sequence ATGTCTGTACCAATCGTTCCATGGATGGGCGGAAAACGCCGCTTGGCCGACCGACTTATCCCGCTTTTCCCTCCCCATGAATGCTATGTCGAAGTCTTTGCCGGCGGCGCCGCGCTCTACTTCATGCGTCCGCAGGCCGCACCAGTTGAAGTCCTCAACGATATAAACGGTGACCTGGTGACGCTTTACCGAGTTGTGCAAAACCACCTGGAAGAGTTCGTGCGCCAGTTCAAGTGGGCAATCAGCTCGCGGCAGGTGTTTGAATGGCAAAAAATGACTCGCCCCGAAACCCTCACTGACATCCAGCGAGCTGCCCGTTTCTTCTACCTGCAGCATCACGCCTTTGCGGGCAAGGTCTCCGGCCAGTCGTTCGGCACCGCTACTACAGCCCCTGCCATCAACCTGCTGCGGATCGAGGAGAACCTATCTGCCGCGTGGCAACGCCTATCTGGCACCTACGTGGAGAACCTGTCCTGGTTGGAGTGTGCGGAGCGCTATGATCGCGCCCACACCTTCCATTACATGGACCCGCCTTACTGGCAGACCGCAGGTTACGGAGTGGACTTCGCATTTGATAACTACGAGCGCATGGCCGACTTTATGCGGCGCTGCAAGGGCAAGGTCATGGTCAGCATCAACGACCACCCGGACATTCGTCGGGTGTTTGAGGGCTTTCATTTTGAGACCGTAGACATTCGGTACAGCACGACCAACCAGCGGCAGGGGAAGGCTGAGGTCAGCGGTGAGCTGGTGATAATGAACTGGGAGCCAGCGGCTTTGGGCGGGTTGTTCTGA